In Methanosarcina siciliae T4/M, one genomic interval encodes:
- a CDS encoding glycosyltransferase family 2 protein, whose translation MEIETNMNYPKVTIILLNWNGKNDTIECLESLKNITYSNYDILLIDNGSTDGSPEFFRQKYPEIEVIENGENLGFAEGNNVGMKRAIEKKVDYVLLLNNDTIVDPEFLTELIKVAENYSEVGIVGPKVYFHNNHNRIQSVGGTINYFTGRTPLIGCNVPDHGQYDKTREVGYVSGCALLARIDVMEKLGFLCSDYFAYYEEVELCIKAKYNNFKVVYVPNSKIWHKEAVTSKKSNYYTYLYTRNRFIFMKRNGTPLQIITSSAFFFTTYFIINSLNFITQKNTKNLKNFYKGIYDGLQYQIR comes from the coding sequence ATGGAGATAGAGACAAATATGAATTATCCCAAAGTGACAATTATATTATTAAACTGGAATGGAAAAAATGACACAATTGAATGTCTCGAATCGTTAAAGAACATAACCTATTCAAATTATGATATATTGCTTATTGACAACGGGTCTACTGATGGATCCCCAGAGTTTTTCAGACAAAAATATCCTGAAATAGAAGTTATTGAAAATGGAGAAAATTTAGGATTCGCTGAAGGAAACAATGTGGGTATGAAGAGAGCCATTGAAAAAAAGGTAGATTATGTATTGCTTCTTAATAATGATACGATAGTGGATCCTGAATTTTTGACTGAGTTAATCAAAGTAGCAGAAAATTATAGTGAAGTTGGCATCGTCGGACCTAAGGTATATTTTCATAATAATCATAATCGAATACAGTCCGTAGGAGGTACAATTAACTATTTTACAGGGAGGACACCTTTGATTGGTTGTAATGTACCAGACCATGGACAATATGATAAAACTCGTGAAGTCGGGTATGTGTCTGGTTGTGCATTACTAGCAAGAATAGATGTCATGGAGAAATTAGGATTTTTATGTTCAGACTATTTTGCGTACTACGAAGAGGTAGAATTATGCATAAAAGCTAAATATAATAATTTTAAGGTAGTTTATGTTCCAAATTCAAAGATCTGGCACAAAGAGGCAGTAACATCGAAAAAATCAAACTACTATACATATTTATATACACGTAACCGATTTATATTTATGAAGAGAAACGGAACACCTTTACAGATTATAACCTCATCAGCGTTTTTTTTCACCACATATTTTATAATAAATTCACTGAATTTCATCACACAAAAAAATACTAAGAATTTGAAGAATTTTTACAAAGGAATTTATGATGGTCTTCAGTACCAAATTAGATAA
- a CDS encoding glycosyltransferase family 4 protein codes for MNIIIIWGMPLIEDNAQTICAIEKVRTLKKLGHEVFLISPSVPLSLYKYNQLKLPVLLLCQIPLFIKLFLKVIREKPDILHSSSALILPSLIISRAFNIPHVVEVHGILSEDSKLVGVNKFVIKLMEICEFSSYRISKLILTNSEGTKDDLIHNKKISPQKISIIPNGANIELFKKMNVSKKVLGLDEQNKYIIFVGNLAPWQGLACLVDSMPTIIQNNSGVRLLIVGDGILKNELIQRVNELKLESVVDFKGSVPYEDIPKYINASDVCVAPFIKSRDNLMSPLKLFEYLSCEVPVVTSNIRGARELIENNSCGLLFNPDDCNELAESILKLLNDKKLRDEMGKRGRAAVVSGYSWESITKKIESEYLQLI; via the coding sequence ATGAATATTATTATTATTTGGGGAATGCCTTTAATTGAGGATAACGCTCAGACTATCTGTGCAATAGAAAAAGTGAGAACTTTGAAAAAACTTGGGCACGAGGTATTTCTAATTAGCCCTTCAGTACCTCTTAGCTTATACAAATATAATCAACTTAAACTACCTGTACTATTATTGTGCCAAATACCATTGTTTATAAAACTATTTCTAAAAGTAATTAGGGAGAAGCCAGATATCCTTCATTCAAGTTCTGCACTTATACTCCCTTCATTGATAATTTCTAGGGCATTTAATATTCCTCATGTTGTTGAAGTTCATGGGATTCTTTCAGAAGATTCAAAATTAGTAGGTGTTAATAAGTTTGTCATAAAACTTATGGAAATTTGTGAATTCTCATCTTATAGAATTTCAAAACTAATCTTAACTAATTCGGAAGGTACTAAAGATGATTTAATTCATAATAAAAAAATCTCTCCCCAAAAAATATCAATAATTCCAAATGGTGCAAATATTGAATTATTCAAAAAAATGAATGTATCAAAAAAAGTGTTAGGATTAGATGAGCAAAATAAATATATCATTTTTGTAGGGAATCTTGCACCATGGCAAGGTTTAGCTTGCTTAGTTGATTCAATGCCAACAATAATACAAAACAATTCAGGCGTCAGATTACTTATTGTAGGAGATGGTATTTTAAAAAATGAGTTAATCCAAAGAGTAAATGAGCTGAAACTTGAATCGGTCGTAGATTTTAAAGGTTCTGTTCCATATGAGGATATTCCTAAATACATAAATGCAAGCGATGTCTGTGTAGCGCCATTTATTAAATCCAGAGATAATCTGATGTCTCCTTTAAAACTGTTCGAATATCTGTCATGTGAGGTGCCGGTAGTAACTTCAAACATACGAGGTGCAAGAGAACTAATTGAAAATAATAGTTGTGGATTACTATTTAATCCCGATGATTGTAATGAATTAGCGGAGTCAATTTTAAAGCTTCTCAATGATAAAAAACTGCGTGATGAAATGGGTAAAAGAGGACGTGCGGCTGTTGTAAGTGGTTATAGTTGGGAAAGTATTACAAAAAAAATTGAGTCAGAATATCTACAGCTTATCTAA
- a CDS encoding glycosyltransferase, with translation MIFVSVGFHDQGFERLIKKMDEIAGKINEKVIMQIGHTNYTPKNAEFFRFKDSDEDIKYLCHEARVVVTHGGMSIMTALEQGTPVVAVPRLKKYGEHTNDHQIDIINQLIKENKITAVYDVDQIEDKLNNAGTILDAISMNNGQIVSFLRNWIQKLVI, from the coding sequence TTGATATTTGTATCTGTTGGTTTTCACGATCAAGGCTTCGAAAGGCTTATAAAGAAAATGGATGAAATTGCAGGAAAGATTAATGAAAAAGTGATCATGCAAATTGGCCATACTAATTATACGCCAAAAAACGCTGAATTCTTTAGGTTTAAAGATTCTGATGAAGATATTAAGTATCTATGCCACGAAGCTAGGGTAGTGGTAACCCATGGGGGTATGTCTATAATGACCGCACTAGAACAGGGTACTCCTGTAGTTGCAGTCCCACGATTGAAGAAATATGGAGAACACACGAACGATCATCAAATTGACATTATTAATCAGTTGATAAAAGAGAATAAAATCACTGCAGTGTATGATGTAGATCAAATTGAGGATAAATTAAATAACGCTGGTACTATTCTTGATGCCATTAGTATGAATAACGGTCAGATAGTTTCATTTCTCAGAAATTGGATACAAAAGTTAGTAATATAA
- the pssD gene encoding PssD/Cps14F family polysaccharide biosynthesis glycosyltransferase, whose amino-acid sequence MKICLTCSHGGHLTEILRLMDAFNGNDIFFITYRGLRSNNLEKVYLLDNLGKNPIRLLTSLPVIYRILSREKPDLIVSTGAEISIPTFYIAKLFGIKLVFIETICRVTQPTISGKLLYPIVDLFLVQQKELLKYYGKKARYEGGVY is encoded by the coding sequence ATGAAGATCTGCCTTACCTGCTCGCACGGTGGTCATCTTACTGAAATCCTGCGACTTATGGATGCATTCAATGGTAATGATATCTTTTTTATAACCTATAGAGGATTAAGATCCAACAATTTGGAGAAAGTTTATTTACTAGATAATCTTGGAAAAAATCCAATACGACTTCTAACGAGCCTTCCTGTTATTTATAGAATTCTATCTCGTGAGAAGCCTGATTTAATAGTTTCCACAGGGGCTGAGATTTCTATACCTACATTTTATATCGCAAAATTATTCGGAATTAAATTAGTTTTTATTGAAACAATTTGCAGGGTTACTCAGCCTACAATTAGCGGAAAATTGCTATATCCAATTGTTGATCTATTCTTAGTCCAACAGAAAGAACTTTTGAAATACTATGGAAAAAAAGCGAGATATGAGGGTGGAGTGTATTGA
- a CDS encoding glycosyltransferase family 2 protein, with translation MYGKEKFASVVILSYNSKEDLMECIPSLMSQTYPGFEIIVVDNASRDGSEEFVRTNYPEIKVVQTGKNLGYAAGNNAGFEVAEGEYIVVINPDTVVDSNWLSKLINPFDSDPEIAATTSKILIYSQNEIINTCANTNHYTGLTFCRGFNKPSREFDSYQEVGSVSGCSFAIRRDILKNLNGFDSDFFLYQEDADLSWRIRFAGGRIMYVPESIIYHKYKLSISPWKEFYLERNRYLILLKNFSSRTLLLLLPALIVTEIVTMGHAVLNGPRYIYSKLQAYLWVIKNIKEILTKRHETICKKTTTDREFFGFLDWKIPFEQVIKFPMISKTVDIVFNSFYAFHMKLISRIV, from the coding sequence ATGTATGGTAAAGAGAAATTTGCAAGTGTTGTTATTCTCTCATATAACAGCAAGGAAGATCTTATGGAGTGTATTCCCTCTCTAATGTCTCAAACATATCCAGGTTTTGAAATAATTGTAGTAGATAACGCATCTAGGGACGGTAGTGAGGAATTCGTGAGAACTAACTATCCTGAGATAAAGGTAGTTCAGACAGGAAAAAACCTCGGGTATGCAGCAGGGAATAATGCCGGATTTGAGGTCGCGGAAGGAGAATATATAGTAGTTATAAATCCAGATACTGTTGTAGACTCCAACTGGCTTTCCAAGCTAATAAACCCTTTTGACAGTGATCCTGAAATTGCGGCCACGACTTCAAAGATTTTGATATATTCCCAAAATGAAATAATAAACACGTGTGCAAATACAAACCACTATACTGGACTTACCTTCTGCAGGGGCTTCAATAAGCCTTCACGTGAGTTTGATAGCTACCAGGAAGTAGGATCGGTCTCAGGATGTTCATTTGCAATAAGGCGCGATATACTAAAAAATCTTAATGGTTTTGACTCGGATTTTTTCCTTTATCAGGAAGATGCGGATCTTTCCTGGAGAATACGTTTTGCGGGAGGTAGGATAATGTATGTTCCTGAGTCCATAATATATCACAAGTATAAACTGTCAATATCCCCCTGGAAAGAATTTTACCTGGAAAGAAATCGTTACTTAATTTTATTGAAAAACTTTAGTTCAAGAACATTGTTATTATTATTGCCTGCACTCATAGTGACTGAAATTGTTACAATGGGTCATGCTGTTTTAAACGGTCCGAGATACATTTACAGTAAATTGCAGGCTTATTTATGGGTTATAAAAAATATTAAAGAAATTTTGACAAAAAGACACGAAACTATTTGTAAAAAAACAACTACTGACAGAGAGTTTTTTGGATTTTTGGATTGGAAAATCCCTTTTGAACAGGTCATTAAATTCCCTATGATTAGTAAAACAGTTGATATCGTTTTCAACTCTTTTTATGCATTTCATATGAAACTGATAAGCAGAATAGTCTAA
- a CDS encoding glycosyltransferase family 2 protein, with amino-acid sequence MSNELIVGNNTQYQVHIENPHFREVSSQNITVILPAFNEEVSIGSIVLLTKFYSDNVIVVDDGSSDRTAEISGKAGAHVIVHEANKGKGAALKTGFEAAANLGADIIVTMDSDGQHNPAEIPKLVTPIIDGYAEMVNGSRYLSHKDKNTPIYRRVGQTILDTATNMNSGLKITDSQSGFRAFAASTKNVFRFGTQGMAIESEMLADAGRSGLRIKEVEIGVRYDVDCSTISPVQHGLGVLVMVLKDIEFNKPLYYFTVPGLSLGVGGLYMGAHFLQNFTMGGGLSFGPTMLMVLFIVIGTFMALTGIMLHSVSAIMREAKVT; translated from the coding sequence TTGAGTAACGAACTGATTGTGGGTAATAATACTCAGTACCAGGTCCATATAGAGAACCCACATTTCAGGGAGGTGTCATCTCAAAATATAACTGTCATTCTTCCAGCTTTTAACGAGGAAGTCTCCATCGGCAGCATAGTCCTTCTTACTAAATTCTATTCTGACAACGTAATCGTAGTCGATGACGGAAGCTCTGACCGCACTGCCGAAATTTCCGGGAAAGCAGGAGCTCACGTGATTGTGCATGAGGCCAATAAAGGCAAGGGAGCAGCCCTCAAAACCGGTTTTGAAGCCGCAGCCAACCTGGGTGCTGATATAATAGTGACAATGGACTCGGACGGTCAGCATAATCCCGCTGAAATTCCCAAACTTGTAACCCCTATTATTGACGGCTACGCTGAAATGGTCAATGGGAGTCGTTACCTTTCCCACAAAGACAAAAACACTCCTATCTACCGCCGTGTCGGCCAGACAATACTTGATACGGCTACAAATATGAACTCCGGTCTCAAGATCACCGATTCACAAAGCGGTTTCCGCGCTTTTGCCGCTTCTACTAAAAACGTGTTCCGCTTCGGTACACAGGGCATGGCAATAGAAAGCGAAATGCTTGCCGATGCAGGCAGGTCCGGACTGCGGATCAAGGAAGTCGAAATCGGGGTAAGGTATGATGTGGACTGTTCAACCATAAGCCCGGTCCAACATGGTCTAGGCGTCCTTGTCATGGTCTTGAAAGATATCGAGTTCAACAAGCCTCTTTATTACTTCACGGTCCCGGGACTATCTCTTGGGGTTGGAGGACTCTACATGGGTGCCCATTTTCTGCAAAACTTCACTATGGGAGGAGGCTTATCTTTCGGGCCTACCATGCTTATGGTTCTGTTTATTGTTATAGGGACCTTCATGGCATTGACAGGGATAATGCTGCATTCGGTGTCGGCAATTATGAGGGAAGCTAAGGTGACTTAA
- a CDS encoding flavodoxin family protein, translating to MIKDLKILGVGGSPRKNGNTDVLLESFLKGAESAGAKTGKVLLRDYSIEPCIGCERCRKTGTCTRFHDGMSLLYPEIEDAKGLILGSPTYNYNVTAQMKALIDRLYPYYNFTNDRPRRYSSRLAGQGRKAIVFSVCEQLEIEEMGFTLGALGMPLEALGYEIVEKFPVTGYFERGAVSRDEELLIKTFEAGKKMAEILL from the coding sequence ATGATTAAAGATCTAAAAATTCTTGGAGTTGGAGGAAGCCCCCGGAAAAATGGGAATACTGACGTGCTGCTTGAGAGCTTTTTGAAAGGGGCGGAATCGGCAGGAGCTAAAACCGGAAAAGTCCTTTTAAGGGATTATTCGATCGAGCCCTGTATCGGCTGCGAAAGGTGTCGGAAAACCGGGACTTGCACCAGGTTCCATGATGGAATGAGCCTGCTTTATCCCGAGATCGAGGATGCAAAAGGGCTTATCCTCGGTTCTCCCACCTACAACTACAATGTAACTGCCCAGATGAAAGCCTTAATTGACCGGCTCTACCCTTACTACAATTTCACGAACGACCGCCCCAGGCGTTATTCGAGCAGGCTAGCAGGGCAGGGGAGAAAAGCAATTGTTTTTTCGGTCTGCGAACAGCTGGAAATCGAAGAAATGGGTTTTACACTCGGAGCGCTCGGAATGCCCCTTGAAGCCCTGGGCTATGAGATCGTGGAAAAGTTTCCGGTAACAGGATATTTTGAAAGGGGAGCGGTTTCAAGGGATGAAGAACTTCTGATAAAAACGTTTGAGGCGGGCAAAAAAATGGCAGAAATTCTTCTTTGA
- the mtaA gene encoding methylcobamide:CoM methyltransferase MtaA — protein sequence MEKPNFRTEILRTLEGKTPAQIPVGTFTTAPVLELMDLSGAARPEADSQPEKMALLAFSQYVNASFETLRYPFDMVVLVEALGCRVDPGTKAKTPAVLNGPMELSPVVPKLPEDLLERGRIPAVLKATEILREKAGSNLPLIVGMEGPADLASSLCGITRFLKWTIKRPHIITRLIDLCTDACIMYARECLKSGADVVVIADAVSSPDMISPDAFRTLIKPGMARIPKALGGGKSVLHICGAADPIIADMAECGFDGLSLEEGIKDLKSAVNTAHEAGTAVIGSVSTSRTLFRGGPEDVKKEAFICMESGVDILAPGCGLAPETPLRNLKALVEARNEFCGRK from the coding sequence ATGGAAAAACCGAACTTCAGGACAGAAATCCTCAGAACCCTCGAAGGAAAAACTCCCGCTCAGATACCGGTCGGCACTTTCACAACCGCGCCTGTGCTCGAACTCATGGACCTGAGCGGAGCAGCCAGACCCGAGGCTGACAGCCAGCCTGAAAAAATGGCATTACTTGCTTTTTCCCAGTATGTAAATGCCTCTTTTGAAACCCTCAGGTATCCCTTTGACATGGTGGTGCTCGTGGAAGCTCTTGGCTGTAGAGTTGATCCGGGTACGAAAGCAAAGACTCCTGCTGTGCTGAATGGTCCAATGGAACTTTCGCCTGTAGTCCCCAAACTCCCTGAAGACCTCCTTGAAAGGGGCAGAATCCCCGCTGTCCTGAAAGCCACGGAAATCCTCCGGGAAAAAGCCGGATCGAACTTACCCTTAATTGTGGGAATGGAAGGTCCGGCTGACCTTGCAAGCTCCCTCTGCGGAATCACTCGCTTCCTTAAATGGACAATCAAAAGGCCCCATATCATAACAAGGCTCATCGATCTTTGCACCGACGCATGTATAATGTATGCCAGGGAATGCCTGAAAAGTGGAGCTGACGTTGTTGTTATTGCAGATGCAGTCTCTTCTCCGGACATGATTTCTCCAGACGCTTTCCGGACTTTGATAAAACCCGGCATGGCAAGGATTCCTAAAGCTCTCGGGGGAGGCAAAAGCGTACTCCACATATGCGGGGCTGCAGACCCGATTATTGCGGACATGGCAGAGTGCGGGTTTGACGGGCTCAGTCTTGAGGAAGGCATAAAAGACCTGAAAAGCGCTGTTAATACCGCTCATGAAGCCGGCACAGCTGTAATCGGCAGCGTATCAACCTCCAGGACCCTTTTCAGGGGCGGCCCTGAAGATGTGAAAAAGGAGGCTTTCATCTGTATGGAAAGCGGAGTGGACATCCTTGCTCCGGGTTGCGGGCTTGCACCCGAAACTCCTCTCCGGAATTTGAAAGCCCTGGTGGAAGCAAGGAACGAGTTTTGCGGGAGAAAATGA
- a CDS encoding NosD domain-containing protein, which produces MIKRITFLIILLFIFIISISATASAGEITVDDDSGADFKSIQEAVNNSVPGDMIIVRPGIYTENVRVDVTGLTIRSESNNSNAQVKPLNESKSTFLIAANNTTISGLNITGAGKMYHKNAIFAYGKMNNITGNTIENGSVYLRSYMPDNLKIILYSDMNNVTGNTIENGSIILGSEISGNLIAENKISNGEEGVYISCCGINNTVSGNTISNCSTGISEWDQGVDIRNNRITDCDCGIWLSMSSSGIENNTILNCDVGIILDDACTVDIINNTITSCTECGIFNKGNSDRKRIYNNYFNNSLNVKFGPGEGGNTWNSSLASGSNIAGGPYIGGNFWAKPDGTGFSQICVDLDKNGIGDLPYKIYEDPYNVHEDEFDYLPLVSMSSLQNSVTPTANFTVSVTNGPAPLVVKFTDLSKNAILWNWDFDNDGVADSTEQNPIYAYRTQGNYTVNLTASNGLNTNSKFVNITVGKRVSSTWPFVYITSGAFSVIDTTTGTVVTSVKVGSVKVGSGPKGVAVVPNGKTAYVANSGSNNVSVIDTSTNTVTDTVKVGYNPSEVAVSTDGKKVYVVNEDSNNVSVIDTDTNTVTVTVPVGNWPEGIAVTPDGKKVYVTNGGNITAPEDTVSVIDTATNIVTATVPVGTHPRGIAVTPDGKNVYVANSHNRTVSVIDTATNSVTATVDVDNSPHEVVVNPTGTKVYVAGGNGFVSVIDTSTRKVVTTMNVEGSPEEIAITPNGKKVYVVTKGDYENNYSNNISVIDTSNDTVSATVNLDVSPGGLAIIPDPESVFPVANFSSNVSEGFAPLSVQFTDSSENATGWNWDFGDGAVSNEQNPAHTYLSPGNYTACLIVNNTDGTDSRFTTITVLESGFGNDSDSSGGSYSNGG; this is translated from the coding sequence GTGATAAAGAGAATAACTTTTTTAATAATTTTGCTTTTCATTTTTATAATATCTATTTCAGCTACTGCATCAGCAGGGGAAATTACAGTAGATGATGATTCTGGAGCTGATTTCAAATCAATTCAGGAAGCTGTGAATAATTCTGTTCCAGGGGACATGATAATCGTGAGGCCTGGAATTTATACTGAAAACGTTCGTGTTGATGTAACAGGGCTAACTATCAGATCAGAATCAAATAATAGCAATGCGCAGGTAAAACCGCTGAACGAAAGCAAAAGTACCTTTCTGATAGCAGCTAATAACACAACGATCAGTGGTTTAAACATAACGGGAGCCGGTAAGATGTATCATAAAAATGCAATCTTTGCTTATGGCAAGATGAATAATATAACAGGTAATACCATTGAAAACGGTTCTGTTTATCTGCGCTCCTACATGCCAGACAATTTAAAAATCATCCTTTATAGCGATATGAATAATGTGACAGGTAATACCATTGAAAACGGTTCTATTATTCTGGGATCCGAGATATCAGGCAATTTAATAGCCGAAAATAAAATTTCTAACGGCGAAGAGGGTGTATATATTTCCTGCTGTGGAATAAATAATACAGTATCAGGTAATACGATCTCAAATTGTTCCACTGGCATCTCCGAATGGGATCAGGGAGTAGATATTCGTAATAACAGGATTACTGACTGCGATTGTGGGATTTGGCTTTCGATGTCAAGTTCAGGAATTGAAAATAATACAATATTAAACTGTGATGTAGGGATTATTTTAGATGACGCTTGTACTGTTGACATAATCAACAATACAATAACATCCTGTACAGAATGTGGGATTTTTAATAAGGGAAATTCTGACCGTAAAAGAATCTACAATAATTATTTTAACAATAGTCTAAACGTAAAGTTTGGACCTGGCGAAGGGGGAAATACCTGGAACAGTTCACTTGCTTCAGGCAGTAACATTGCCGGTGGCCCTTACATTGGAGGCAACTTCTGGGCAAAACCAGATGGGACCGGATTCTCCCAGATCTGCGTGGATTTGGATAAGAATGGGATCGGAGACCTGCCTTATAAAATCTATGAGGATCCTTATAACGTCCATGAAGACGAATTTGACTATTTACCTCTTGTATCTATGTCCAGTCTGCAAAATTCGGTTACTCCAACTGCTAACTTTACAGTTAGCGTCACTAATGGGCCTGCACCCCTTGTTGTCAAGTTTACAGATCTTTCGAAAAACGCAATCCTTTGGAACTGGGACTTTGATAATGATGGTGTAGCAGATTCTACAGAACAAAATCCTATATATGCGTACAGAACTCAAGGAAACTATACAGTTAATTTGACGGCTAGCAATGGACTTAATACTAATTCCAAATTTGTTAACATAACTGTTGGAAAAAGGGTTTCATCCACGTGGCCATTTGTATATATTACGAGCGGTGCATTCTCTGTAATTGACACAACCACAGGAACAGTTGTAACATCTGTGAAAGTGGGATCTGTGAAAGTGGGAAGTGGGCCTAAAGGAGTTGCAGTCGTACCTAATGGAAAAACGGCATATGTAGCGAACTCTGGAAGCAATAATGTCTCTGTAATTGATACTTCAACAAACACCGTTACAGACACTGTGAAAGTAGGATATAATCCTTCTGAAGTTGCAGTCAGTACTGATGGAAAAAAGGTATATGTGGTGAACGAAGACAGCAATAATGTTTCTGTAATTGACACCGACACAAACACTGTTACAGTTACTGTGCCTGTTGGAAACTGGCCGGAAGGGATTGCAGTTACTCCAGATGGAAAAAAGGTGTATGTGACTAATGGTGGCAACATTACTGCCCCTGAAGATACTGTTTCTGTAATTGACACAGCTACAAATATCGTTACAGCCACTGTACCTGTAGGAACTCATCCTCGTGGAATTGCAGTCACTCCAGATGGAAAAAATGTATACGTGGCAAATAGCCATAACAGAACTGTCTCTGTGATTGATACAGCTACAAATTCCGTTACAGCTACGGTGGATGTAGATAACTCTCCTCATGAAGTTGTAGTAAATCCAACAGGAACAAAGGTATATGTGGCTGGCGGAAATGGCTTTGTCTCTGTAATTGATACGTCTACAAGAAAAGTTGTAACTACAATGAATGTAGAAGGCAGTCCTGAAGAGATTGCAATCACACCTAATGGAAAGAAGGTATATGTAGTAACCAAGGGCGATTATGAAAACAATTATAGCAACAATATCTCTGTAATTGACACCTCAAACGATACTGTTTCAGCAACAGTAAATCTCGATGTTTCTCCCGGGGGACTTGCAATTATCCCGGATCCGGAATCAGTATTTCCGGTAGCTAATTTCAGCAGCAATGTCAGTGAAGGTTTTGCACCTCTCTCAGTGCAGTTTACCGACAGTTCAGAAAACGCAACAGGGTGGAACTGGGACTTTGGAGATGGAGCTGTTTCAAACGAACAGAATCCAGCTCACACTTATTTATCACCGGGAAACTATACAGCTTGCCTGATAGTAAACAACACAGATGGTACAGATTCAAGGTTTACTACGATAACTGTGCTGGAAAGTGGTTTCGGTAATGATAGCGATTCCAGTGGAGGAAGCTACAGTAACGGTGGTTGA
- a CDS encoding glycine betaine ABC transporter substrate-binding protein translates to MTNLKLNPEGKKLGSVLAIVLIIGLSLFAAGCTEQEDETGEGAETAPAEEEASEFSEPVTIGYVLWDGEIASTNVMQQVLEQAGYEDVEIVAVDAGPLYQGLADGQFDFTTSAWLPYTHQSYWETYGNQLDSVQTNLEDCKIGLVVPSYVTIDSIEELNSEKDKFNGQIIGIDPGAGIMQASETAISDYDLDMELVSGSSAAMTASLKKSIDSEEWTVVTLWSPHWTFNRWDLKYLDDPKGSFGDADHVETLARLGLEEEKPNLYGILTRFQWTHDDIQTVMMDIENGTAPEEAAGNWVANNPEKVNEWIGEESEE, encoded by the coding sequence TTGACCAATCTAAAATTAAATCCTGAAGGAAAAAAACTCGGATCGGTTCTGGCAATCGTTCTGATAATAGGGCTTTCCCTTTTTGCAGCAGGCTGTACAGAACAGGAAGATGAAACCGGAGAAGGCGCAGAAACTGCTCCTGCCGAAGAAGAAGCTTCGGAATTCAGCGAACCTGTAACAATAGGCTATGTCTTATGGGACGGCGAGATTGCAAGTACCAATGTGATGCAGCAGGTCCTCGAACAGGCAGGGTATGAAGATGTGGAAATCGTTGCAGTTGATGCAGGTCCCCTCTACCAGGGCCTTGCTGACGGGCAGTTCGATTTCACCACTTCCGCCTGGCTCCCCTACACTCACCAGAGCTACTGGGAAACTTATGGGAACCAGCTCGACTCCGTCCAGACCAACCTCGAAGACTGTAAGATCGGGCTTGTAGTGCCTTCTTACGTAACTATAGACTCCATCGAGGAGCTTAATTCCGAAAAAGATAAGTTTAACGGCCAGATTATCGGGATCGACCCCGGAGCCGGCATCATGCAGGCATCCGAAACCGCAATCTCCGATTACGACCTTGATATGGAGCTTGTCTCAGGCAGCAGTGCCGCAATGACCGCCTCCCTGAAAAAATCAATCGACTCCGAAGAATGGACAGTTGTGACCCTCTGGTCCCCCCACTGGACATTTAACCGCTGGGACCTCAAATACCTGGATGACCCGAAGGGTTCATTTGGCGACGCCGACCATGTTGAAACTCTTGCAAGGCTCGGCCTCGAAGAAGAAAAGCCCAACCTCTACGGCATCCTGACCCGCTTCCAGTGGACCCATGACGATATCCAGACTGTCATGATGGACATCGAAAACGGAACCGCCCCTGAAGAAGCCGCAGGAAACTGGGTTGCAAACAATCCGGAGAAAGTTAACGAATGGATAGGAGAAGAGTCCGAAGAGTAA